One window from the genome of Thermococcus siculi encodes:
- the ftsZ gene encoding cell division protein FtsZ, producing MVFKLLEQAGIKLDLDEEPRRAQIEGFPDGDLEDLIRIVIVGVGGSGNNTITRLFELGVQGAELIAMNTDAQHLARTKAHKKLLLGKEITQGKGSGGNPEVGYRAAEASAHEIAETIGDADLVFITAGMGNGTGTGAAPVVAKVIKERARHNGRFREPLVVSVVTYPFKNEGKIRIEKAKAGIKALMYYSDTVIIIENDKLLKLVPKLPINAAFRFADEIIARMVKGITETIKLPSMVNIDFADVYSVMHNGGAALIGIGESDSSNRAVDAVKNALENKMLEVEYGSGDRALVHFTVGPDVSLGEINDAMNIVYEKLGEKSEIKWGARIDEDMGKVVRAMVIMTGVKSPHILGGEHALQLGSSMKDNIITTEPVKPFKSKDGDFDRIFNTISGRPEKKGKELPPYAKRVLDEFLDIA from the coding sequence ATGGTATTTAAACTCTTGGAACAGGCAGGAATTAAACTCGATCTGGACGAAGAGCCCAGGAGGGCGCAGATTGAAGGATTCCCCGACGGAGACCTCGAGGATCTGATAAGGATCGTTATAGTCGGCGTTGGCGGTTCTGGAAACAACACCATAACCAGGCTCTTCGAGCTTGGCGTTCAGGGTGCCGAGCTTATAGCCATGAACACCGATGCTCAGCACCTCGCCAGAACCAAGGCGCACAAGAAGCTCCTTCTCGGAAAGGAGATAACCCAGGGCAAGGGTTCGGGCGGAAACCCTGAGGTAGGCTACCGCGCCGCCGAGGCGAGCGCCCACGAGATCGCCGAGACCATAGGTGACGCCGATCTGGTTTTCATAACCGCTGGTATGGGCAACGGTACTGGTACCGGCGCTGCCCCGGTTGTAGCCAAAGTGATAAAGGAGCGCGCCAGGCACAACGGCCGCTTTAGGGAGCCGCTCGTCGTAAGCGTCGTTACCTACCCGTTCAAGAACGAGGGCAAGATAAGGATTGAGAAGGCCAAGGCGGGCATAAAGGCCCTCATGTACTACTCGGACACCGTTATCATAATCGAGAACGACAAGCTCCTCAAGCTCGTTCCCAAGCTTCCGATCAACGCTGCCTTCCGCTTCGCCGATGAAATCATCGCAAGGATGGTCAAGGGCATCACCGAGACCATAAAGCTTCCGTCGATGGTCAACATCGACTTCGCCGACGTCTACAGCGTCATGCACAACGGAGGAGCCGCTTTGATAGGAATAGGCGAGAGCGACTCCAGCAACAGGGCGGTCGACGCCGTCAAGAACGCCCTCGAGAACAAGATGCTCGAGGTGGAGTACGGGAGCGGCGACAGGGCACTGGTTCACTTCACCGTCGGGCCTGACGTCAGCCTCGGTGAGATAAACGACGCCATGAACATCGTCTACGAGAAGCTCGGTGAGAAGAGCGAGATCAAGTGGGGCGCAAGGATCGACGAGGACATGGGTAAGGTCGTCCGCGCCATGGTCATCATGACCGGCGTTAAATCCCCGCACATACTCGGCGGGGAGCACGCCCTCCAGCTCGGCTCCTCGATGAAGGACAACATAATAACCACCGAGCCGGTCAAGCCATTCAAATCGAAGGACGGTGACTTCGACAGGATATTCAACACGATATCTGGCAGACCAGAGAAGAAGGGCAAGGAGCTTCCACCCTACGCGAAGAGGGTTCTGGACGAGTTCCTCGACATAGCGTGA